The Trueperaceae bacterium genomic interval CCATCCTGCGGGAAGGTCGGCGTGCCGGCGCGGCGACCTCGGCGCGCGCCTAGGAGGACGCGGCAGGGATGACGCTGGGAGCCCCGCCGGCTCACGCGCGCTTGTTACGTTGAGGCCATGGCTGGTGGCGTGCCGACAGACGACGCGGTCACGGGCGACCCCGCAGCCGCGCGCTACGACGTCGCCATCGTGGGGGCGGGGCCCATCGGCATCGAATGCGCCATCCTCGCCAAGCGGGCCGGGCTCTCCCACCTGCTGCTCGACCAGGGGCCCGTCGCGGCGGCCATCGCCCGCTACCCGGTCTACATGCTGTTCTTCACCACGTCTGAGCGGCTCGAGGTGGGCGGCCACCCGCTCGTGTCGGCGGCGGACAAGCCGACGCGCAAGGAGGCGCTCGACTACTACCGCAAGGTCGTCGCCAACGAGGGCCTGAACGTCAGGCAGTTCTCCCGCGTCGTCGAGGTGCGGCCTCTCGCCGGCGGCGGGCCGCGGGCGCGTGCCGGCGCGCCGCCGCCGGGAGGCGAGCGGGCCGGTGCACGCTTCGCCCTCCGCGTCGAGGCCCAGGCGCCGTCTGGCCTCTCGGGCACCGCCCACGCACAGGCGGTCGTCGTGGCCACCGGCTACTTCGACAACCCGAACCTCCTCGGCGTGCCCGGCGAGGACCTGCCGTGGGTCAGCCACTACTACACCGAGGGCCACCCGTACTTCGCTCGGCCCGTCGTCATCGTCGGCGGCGGCTCCAGCGCGGCCGACGCGGCGCTCGACCTCTTCCGCGCCGGCGCCCGCGTGACGATCGTCCACCGCGGCGAGGACATGAAGCGCACGCTCAAGTACTGGATCAGGCCGAACCTGGAGAACCGCATCAAGGAAGGCTCCATCGCCGCGCGGTTCGGCACCGTGGTGCGGCGCTTCGAGCCCGGACGCGTGGTGGTCGCGCCGGTCGGGTCGTCTCCGGGCGAGG includes:
- a CDS encoding YpdA family putative bacillithiol disulfide reductase, producing MPTDDAVTGDPAAARYDVAIVGAGPIGIECAILAKRAGLSHLLLDQGPVAAAIARYPVYMLFFTTSERLEVGGHPLVSAADKPTRKEALDYYRKVVANEGLNVRQFSRVVEVRPLAGGGPRARAGAPPPGGERAGARFALRVEAQAPSGLSGTAHAQAVVVATGYFDNPNLLGVPGEDLPWVSHYYTEGHPYFARPVVIVGGGSSAADAALDLFRAGARVTIVHRGEDMKRTLKYWIRPNLENRIKEGSIAARFGTVVRRFEPGRVVVAPVGSSPGEGEEALPADQAFVLTGYSAPTWLIEGAGVQVDPETRKARVDPETYESNVPGLYVVGSASSGRKTSEVFVENGLVHARAAMADLIRKAQEPATIGSP